The Terriglobales bacterium genomic sequence TCCTGGAGCCGACGCAGCAGACCGTGGACGCGCTGATGAAGCTCGATCTGCCGGCGGGCGTGGATGTGGAGATCAAGGCGTTTGGCAAGGAACACAAATAAGAAGGACTTATGGTCACCGGAATCCTGGGCAAAAAAGTCGGCATGACGCAGATCTTCGATGACAAGGGAGAGGTCCATCCCATCACCGTGCTGCAGGCCGGGCCTTGCGTGGTGACGCAACGCAAGACGGCGGCCCGCGACGGCTACAACGCCGCGCAGATCGGCCTGGTGGAGTTCGTCAAGGAGAAGCGGCTGACCCAGCCCATGAAGGGACACCTGGCCAAGCACAACCTGCCTCCGGTGAAATTTCTGCGCGAAGTGGACATCGACGCCGAGGAAGGCAAAACGGAAGGGAACGGCGTCAAGGTGGGCGACAAGGTGCTGGTGGAGATCTTCGCCAACGAGAAGTTCGTGGACGTGGTGGGCACCAGCAAGGGACGCGGCTTCGCCGGCGTGGTGAAGCGCCATAAGTTTAGCGGCGGCCCCGCGGCCCACGGACACATGTTCCAGGTGCAGGGTTCGATCGGCGCCTCCTCCTTCCCCTCGCGCGTCTTCAAGGGACAGCGCATGGCGGGACACATGGGGAATGTCAGGATCACGGTCCGCAACCTGCGCGTGCTGGGGATCGACGCGGACGAGAACCTGCTGATGGTGGAGGGCGCGGTGCCCGGCCCGCGCAACGGATATGTCATCATCACCCGCGCGGGAAGGGCGCCACGCGAGCGCCGCGGATTCGCCGGCTCCCAGACCATCGACCCGCTGAAGGCCGCCAAGCGCGCCGCCGGAGCCAAGAAGAGATAGCCATGGCCAAGATCGACGTACTCGATTTGAACGGCAAGAAGGTGGGCTCGCTGGAGCTCGAGCCCGAGGTGTTTGGTGCCATCAACCGCGACCTGCTGTGGGAGGCGGTGACGCACTACCGCGCCGCGCTGCGCGCCGGCACCCACGCCACCAAGAACAAAAAGCTGGTGGCGGGCTCGGGACGCAAGCCGTGGAAGCAGAAGGGCACGGGGCGGGCGCGTGTGGGATCCATCCGCTCGCCGCTGTGGCGGCACGGCGGCACGGTGCACGGTCCGCAGCCGCGCTCCTACGACTATCAGTTCCCGCGCAAGAAGCTGCTGGGCGCGCTGCGCTCCGCCCTGGCGGCCAAGTTGGCCGACGGCAAGCTGGTCATCGTGGAAAGCTTCGGCCTGAAGGCCGCCAAGACCAAGGAATTCCGCAAGGTGCTGGACGCGCTCCAGGTGACCAAGACCGCGCTGCTGGTGGATTCGGAGAAGGAGAACCGCAGCCTGGAGCTGAGCGCGCGCAACCTTGCAGGCGTGGAGATGATGCGTGGACGCGAAGTGCATCCCTATCACCTGCTGCGCTACGACCGCGCCATCTTTGCCCGCCCGGCGATGGAGAAGCTGCAGGAGACGCTCAAGGCCTCGGCGCCCAAGCGCAAGGCGCAGGAGGTGGCCGAGTGAAGTCCGCATACCAGATCATCCGCCGCCCGGTAATCACGGAAAAGGGCCTGGCAGTGAAAGAAACGGAGTCTACGCTGGTCTTCGAGGTGGCCATGCGCGCCACCAAGACCGAGGTAAAGGAAGCGGTGCAGCAGATTTTCAAGGTGAAGGTGGCCTCGGTGCGCACCGCGACGTTTGTCGGCAAGGAACGCCGCCGCGGCCGCTTCGCGGGCTTCCGGCCGGATTGGAAGAAGGCGTACGTGAAGCTCAAGGCCGGGCAGAAGATGCCGGAGTACGTACAGAATTTGTAAAGGCTGATTCTTATGGCGATCAAGACCTACAGACCGACGACCTCGACGCGGCGCTTCCAGACCACTGTGGTCAACGACGAGCTCACCACCAACCGTCCGCACAAGCCGCTGACCGAACCCAAGCCGCGCACCGGCGGACGGCGCAACCACGGCGACATCACCAGCTGGCACCGCGGCGGTGGACACAAGCGCAAGGTGCGGCTCATCGACTTCAAGCGCGATAAGAAGGGCGTGCCGGCGACGGTGGTTTCCATCGAGTACGATCCCAACCGCTCGGCGCGCATCGCGCTGTTGGCTTACGCCGACGGCGAGAAGCGCTACATCCTGCAGCCCGTGGGCCTGAAGGTGGGGCAGAAGCTGGTGAGCGGGCCGGAGGCCGACATCCTGGTGGGGAACGCGCTGCCGCTGCGCAACATCCCGGCGGGCACCATGGTCCACAATCTGGAGCTCAAGCCGGGCAAGGGCGCGCAGATGGTGCGCTCCGCCGGCGGGGCAGCGCAGCTGGTGGCCAAGGAAGGCGACTACGCCCTGGTCAAGCTGCCTTCGGGAGAGACCCGCAAGCTGCTGATGGATTGCATGGCAACCATCGGGCAGGTGGGGAACTTGGACCACGAGAACATCTCCATCGGCAAGGCGGGACGCAAGCGCTGGCTGGGAAAGAAGCCGGTGAACCGCGGGGTGGTGATGAACCCGGTGGACCACCCGCACGGTGGCGGCGAGGGCAAGACCTCGGGCGGCGGCCATCCGGTGACGCCCTGGGGCCAGCCCACGCGCGGCTTCAAGACGCGCAACAACAAGCGCACCGACAAGTTCATTGTTTCGCGCAGGACCAAGCGATGAGGCTTGCTAACAACAGAGAAATGAGAGCCGAGAACTGATATGGGACGCTCAACCAAAAAAGGTCCGTTCGTGGATGCGCCGCTGGCGGCCAAAATCGAGGACATGAATCGGCGCAACGACAAGAAGGTGCTGCGCACCTGGTCGCGGCGTTCGACCGTGATCCCGGAGATGGTGGGCCACACCATCGCGGTGCACAATGGCAAGAAGTTCGTACCGGTATATCTCACCGAGAACATGGTGGGGCACAAACTGGGCGAGTTCAGCCCCACGCGCATCTTCAAGGCGCACTCCATGCGGGCGGCAGAAGTGGCGGTCAGGCCGGCAGGCATCCCCGGAGGGCCGGGGGCCATCGTGTCATCGGCTCCGGCAGCGGGCGCGACCCCGGCGGCGGCGCCGGCAGCTCCGGCCGGCAAGCCGGGCAAGGGATAACGAGGGAAGGAAATGGAATTCAGGGCAGAAGCAAAATACATGCGGGTGTCGCCGCAGAAGGTGCGCCTGGTGCTCGACCTGATCAAAGGGCGCCGGGTGGAAGAGGCGATGAACACACTCGCCTTCACCAATAAGGGCTGCGCCCCGGCCTTGCACAAACTGCTGCGCTCGGCGCTAGAGAACGCGAACTACCTCAGCCAGGAAAAGAGCCTGGACGTGGACGTGGACCGGCTGTTCGTGAAGCGGGCGGTGGCCAACGAGGGGCCGCGGCTGAAGCGCATCCGGCCGGCGCCCATGGGCCGCGCCTTCCACTACCAGCGACGCATGTCACACATCGAGATCGTGCTCGAGGAAAAGGGCGGGCGGAGGACCGAGGCGGCGCACGCCGAGGCCGGGCACGAAGCGAAATCAGGCAGCAAGGCGAAAGCCAAACCGGCAGGCAAGAAGCCGGCTGGAAAGAAATAGGGAGAGGCAATGGGACAGAAGGTTCATCCGTACGGGTTCCGGCTGGGCTACACCAAGCCCTGGATGTCGCGCTGGTTCGTGGTGCGCGACTACGCCAAGCTGCTGGTCGAGGACGTGAAGCTCAAGGCGGAGCTCAAGGAAAAGCTGAAGTCGGCGGGCGTGAGCTCGATCGAGATCGAGCGGCCGGGCAACAAGCTGCGCTTCATCATCCGCACCGCGCGTCCGGGGATCATCATCGGGCGCAAGGGCGCGGAGATCGACAAGCTCAAGGGAGAGATGCAGAAGCAGACCTCCCGCGAGGTGTTCATCGACATCCAGGAGGTGCACAAGCCGGAACTGGACGCGCAACTGGTATCGGAATCGATCGCGCTGCAGTTGGAGAAGCGCGTGGGTTTCCGGCGCGCCATGCGCAAGGCAGTGGACTCGGCGCTGCGCTTCGGATGCAAAGGCATCAAGGTGCGGGTGAGCGGGCGGCTGAACGGCA encodes the following:
- the rplV gene encoding 50S ribosomal protein L22: MEFRAEAKYMRVSPQKVRLVLDLIKGRRVEEAMNTLAFTNKGCAPALHKLLRSALENANYLSQEKSLDVDVDRLFVKRAVANEGPRLKRIRPAPMGRAFHYQRRMSHIEIVLEEKGGRRTEAAHAEAGHEAKSGSKAKAKPAGKKPAGKK
- the rplC gene encoding 50S ribosomal protein L3, with protein sequence MVTGILGKKVGMTQIFDDKGEVHPITVLQAGPCVVTQRKTAARDGYNAAQIGLVEFVKEKRLTQPMKGHLAKHNLPPVKFLREVDIDAEEGKTEGNGVKVGDKVLVEIFANEKFVDVVGTSKGRGFAGVVKRHKFSGGPAAHGHMFQVQGSIGASSFPSRVFKGQRMAGHMGNVRITVRNLRVLGIDADENLLMVEGAVPGPRNGYVIITRAGRAPRERRGFAGSQTIDPLKAAKRAAGAKKR
- a CDS encoding 50S ribosomal protein L23, yielding MKSAYQIIRRPVITEKGLAVKETESTLVFEVAMRATKTEVKEAVQQIFKVKVASVRTATFVGKERRRGRFAGFRPDWKKAYVKLKAGQKMPEYVQNL
- the rplB gene encoding 50S ribosomal protein L2, giving the protein MAIKTYRPTTSTRRFQTTVVNDELTTNRPHKPLTEPKPRTGGRRNHGDITSWHRGGGHKRKVRLIDFKRDKKGVPATVVSIEYDPNRSARIALLAYADGEKRYILQPVGLKVGQKLVSGPEADILVGNALPLRNIPAGTMVHNLELKPGKGAQMVRSAGGAAQLVAKEGDYALVKLPSGETRKLLMDCMATIGQVGNLDHENISIGKAGRKRWLGKKPVNRGVVMNPVDHPHGGGEGKTSGGGHPVTPWGQPTRGFKTRNNKRTDKFIVSRRTKR
- the rpsC gene encoding 30S ribosomal protein S3, coding for MGQKVHPYGFRLGYTKPWMSRWFVVRDYAKLLVEDVKLKAELKEKLKSAGVSSIEIERPGNKLRFIIRTARPGIIIGRKGAEIDKLKGEMQKQTSREVFIDIQEVHKPELDAQLVSESIALQLEKRVGFRRAMRKAVDSALRFGCKGIKVRVSGRLNGNEIARSEWYLQGRLPLHTLRADIDYGFSESKTSYGVIGVKCWIYKGEILAQKKRQEAAPASLF
- the rplD gene encoding 50S ribosomal protein L4; this translates as MAKIDVLDLNGKKVGSLELEPEVFGAINRDLLWEAVTHYRAALRAGTHATKNKKLVAGSGRKPWKQKGTGRARVGSIRSPLWRHGGTVHGPQPRSYDYQFPRKKLLGALRSALAAKLADGKLVIVESFGLKAAKTKEFRKVLDALQVTKTALLVDSEKENRSLELSARNLAGVEMMRGREVHPYHLLRYDRAIFARPAMEKLQETLKASAPKRKAQEVAE